One Pichia kudriavzevii chromosome 3, complete sequence genomic window carries:
- a CDS encoding uncharacterized protein (PKUD0C05300; Pfam Domains: Nucleoporin2(1.1e-55)): MFGRPSSGTSGFGGFGAANNTSFGANNSPFGGGGTVGANNTGANQAGNSIFGANNNTNTGGGLFGGNTANNTSGNNSGGFGFGATSNNTGGGLFGSAQNSTSSPFGASSTPSPFGANNNAGTSTAGGLFGSSNNAANPGMGGFGAPANSTFGSGFNSMSGNQNKGTAAVPFKPFMERDPTLGTSYYQSITAMPEYKNYSFEELRVQDYLEGRRFGSGNAGAAGAAGPSGFGTANASSTGFGGFGSNTSGGGLFGAKPTGTTTGGGLFGSNNNSNNTAGGFGTSFGNTSTAGGFGNNNASGGGLFGGNNNNSGGLFGSNNNNSNVGGFGSTNTNAGGGLFGGSNTSSPFAANNTAGGFGNNNASGGNMFGNNTNTGSGLFGGNNNNASSGGGLFGSNTNNNSGGGLFGNNNTASTGFGAQPAGSTGFGFGNNSNNTGTTGGGLFGNKPAGATGGGLFGNNNAGNTGNTGGGLFGAKPAGTTTGGGLFGNNNTASTGFGAKPAGSTGFGFGNNSNNTGTTGGGLFGNKPAGATGGGLFGNNNAGNTGGGLFGAKPAGTTTGGGLFGNNNAASTGFGAKPANGGGLFGSGTTPSSTTSGGGLFGNSGNNAGATSGGLFGNKPAGTTGGGLFGNNNTSTTGGSLFGAKPGGATGGLFGNNGTTGGTSGGLFGNNNNNTLGGSSTGGLFGGQQQPQQQLQQQQIIAQSNQNPYGSGALFNNLNNVLVNPVVPVPEKPIATPIKDVEKKKVSLVAAYRLSPKPLFSTSESIIGKPKGAIGVSNVSDSAVEQVIKDSAELKAISNAETDKLILSNPLFSRSKKLTKLLIQKNQESNLLSEGPNDKSQNISLKADLPSQVSSDTFLTAKKDEIEKPEKTSKIDSIKPLTTPPPAAEDEKKSGFINNMGEKKNVDNEIDIKETTRKETPFLPDGYFTIPSFKELSSYEPEKLISVKNFTVGKNGIGQVEFVYPVDLTTIPLSSIGDLIVFEKKQCVVYPDVSTKPKVGEGFNVPAIISLEGCYPSTKDRKGIITDPKHPAVVRHINKLKSVPNTQYLGYEANTGTWKFKVEHF; this comes from the coding sequence ATGTTTGGAAGACCATCCTCGGGCACGTCTGGCTTTGGTGGCTTTGGTGCTGCTAACAATACCTCATTTGGTGCAAACAATTCTCCCTTTGGTGGAGGCGGCACTGTAGGTGCTAACAATACTGGTGCCAATCAAGCAGGGAACAGCATTTTTGGTGCTAATAACAACACTAATACTGGAGGTGGCCTCTTTGGTGGGAATACTGCTAACAATACCAGTGGAAACAACTCTGGTGGTTTTGGATTTGGCGCAACTTCCAACAATACTGGCGGTGGATTATTTGGCAGTGCACAAAATTCCACGTCTTCTCCATTTGGTGCTAGTAGTACACCTTCTCCATTTGGTGCAAACAATAATGCAGGCACTTCTACGGCTGGTGGACTCTTTGGGTCAAGTAACAACGCTGCAAACCCAGGAATGGGAGGATTTGGTGCACCTGCGAATAGCACATTTGGCTCTGGATTCAATTCCATGAGTGGTAATCAAAACAAAGGCACTGCAGCTGTTCCCTTCAAACCATTTATGGAGAGAGACCCGACTTTAGGTACCTCTTACTATCAATCCATTACTGCCATGCCTGAATATAAGAACTATtcgtttgaagaattaaGAGTTCAAGATTATCTAGAAGGTAGAAGATTTGGTAGTGGCAATGCTGGTGCAGCTGGTGCAGCTGGTCCAAGTGGCTTTGGCACCGCTAATGCTTCATCGACTGGTTTTGGTGGATTCGGTAGTAATACCTCGGGAGGTGGACTTTTTGGTGCTAAACCAACTGGTACTACCACTGGAGGTGGTCTCTTTGgtagtaataataatagcaACAACACAGCTGGTGGGTTTGGTACTTCCTTTGGTAATACTAGTACTGCAGGTGGTTTTGGTAATAACAACGCCTCGGGGGGTGGCCTTTTTGGTggcaataataataactcCGGGGGTTTGTTTGGctcaaacaacaacaattctAATGTTGGAGGCTTTGGCTCAACCAATACCAATGCTGGCGGTGGCCTTTTTGGAGGCAGCAACACTTCTTCCCCATTTGCTGCTAACAATACTGCAGGGGGGTTTGGAAATAACAATGCTTCAGGTGGTAATATGTTTGGTAACAATACCAACACTGGTAGTGGTTTGTTTGGTggtaataacaacaacGCTTCTTCTGGTGGTGGTTTGTTTGGTTCTAACACTAACAACAACTCCGGCGGTGGTCTCTTTGGTAATAACAATACTGCTTCCACTGGTTTTGGTGCACAACCAGCAGGATCGActggttttggttttggtaaTAACAGCAATAATACTGGTACTACAGGTGGTGGATTATTTGGTAACAAACCGGCAGGTGCTACTGGAGGGGGTCTATTTGGAAACAACAATGCAGGCAATACAGGCAATACAGGCGGTGGTCTGTTCGGTGCAAAGCCTGCTGGTACCACAACAGGTGGGGGCCTCTTTGGTAATAACAATACTGCTTCCACTGGTTTTGGAGCTAAACCAGCAGGATCGACTGGTTTTGGCTTTGGTAATAACAGCAATAATACTGGTACTACAGGTGGTGGATTATTTGGTAACAAACCGGCCGGTGCTACTGGAGGAGGTCTATTTGGAAACAACAATGCAGGCAATACAGGCGGTGGTCTGTTCGGTGCAAAGCCTGCTGGTACCACAACAGGTGGAGGTCTATTTGGTAATAACAATGCGGCTTCCACTGGTTTTGGAGCCAAACCTGCAAATGGTGGTGGACTATTTGGTAGTGGCACAACGCCCTCTAGTACAACCTCTGGTGGAGGTCTATTTGGTAATAGTGGCAATAATGCTGGCGCCACAAGCGGAGGTTTATTTGGTAATAAGCCGGCTGGAACCACTGGTGGTGGACTATTTGGTAATAACAATACCAGCACTACTGGAGGTAGTCTATTTGGTGCAAAGCCTGGTGGAGCAACAGGTGGCCTCTTTGGTAATAATGGAACAACCGGTGGTACTTCTGGCGGATTGTTCGgaaataacaataacaatacaCTGGGTGGCTCCTCTACTGGAGGATTATTTGGTGGCCAACAGCAGCCTCAACAAcagcttcaacaacagcaaatTATTGCCCAATCTAACCAGAATCCATACGGGTCTGGGGCtttgttcaataatttAAATAACGTACTTGTCAATCCTGTTGTTCCCGTTCCGGAGAAGCCTATTGCCACCCCAATCAAAgatgttgagaaaaagaaggtaTCTCTTGTTGCTGCCTACAGATTATCACCAAAGCCACTATTTAGTACTTCCGAATCTATTATTGGTAAACCAAAGGGAGCTATTGGTGTCTCAAATGTTTCTGACTCTGCGGTTGAGCAAGTGATTAAAGATTCCGCCGAATTGAAGGCAATATCCAATGCAGAAACTGATAAATTAATCCTTTCCAACCCGTTATTCTCACGTTCCAAAAAATTGACTAAATTGTTGATCCAAAAGAATCAAGAGTCCAACCTATTGTCTGAAGGTCCTAATGATAAATCTCAGAATATCTCATTGAAGGCGGATTTACCTTCTCAAGTTTCTTCAGATACATTCTTAACGGCAAAGaaggatgaaattgaaaaaccagagaaaacttcaaaaattgaTAGTATCAAGCCACTAACTACTCCACCACCAGCTGCCGAAGACGAGAAAAAGTCTGGATTTATTAACAACATGggtgaaaagaagaacGTTGACAATGAGATTGACATAAAAGAAACTACCAGAAAGGAGACACCATTTCTACCCGATGGTTACTTTACAATTCCTTCATTTAAAGAATTGTCATCCTACGAACCCGAAAAGTTAATATCTGTCAAGAATTTCACTGTGGGAAAAAATGGTATAGGACAAGTAGAGTTTGTTTACCCCGTTGATTTGACTACTATCCCTTTGTCAAGTATTGGTGATCTCatagtttttgaaaaaaaacaatgtGTTGTTTACCCTGACGTTTCCACCAAACCTAAAGTTGGAGAAGGTTTCAACGTACCTGCAATCATTTCCCTGGAAGGTTGTTACCCAAGTACAAAGGATAGAAAAGGTATTATAACCGATCCTAAGCATCCTGCTGTAGTCAGGCACATCAACAAACTTAAATCAGTTCCAAATACTCAGTACTTAGGTTATGAGGCAAACACCGGTACCTGgaaattcaaagttgagcatttttag
- a CDS encoding uncharacterized protein (PKUD0C05290) has translation MYNRLFLYNFGTTTRNMDDITKEARGKEIRRLSLPFNGDHAFYIPNRRHTLVPVRSILKQKLGENNTISLSSDVYLKEKRRVSFAPEVTLHKIDYRKCDENSSSKRKSSNQASGNEKLSTSQYIGKIYDAPNQHEAPNNLETAHENIEPNLTSTQNDFIIDEDTQTMEMSIELTQQILKQQELVKEQHNVQTQDSGNNITIENFRDLFNEVEDNDQSEMEFTETAQTKDLQDDGPRIDNKRFSQNDLPEEMSMELTQPIKELPSDRSGAFSGSTTAIVKQLDSEPEFRREDKVDFHPTKRDLGSLMGHSPSTSESVPTQALQEKTEEFTEMEFTEPIHSDKLQLEPNTHVNEKNDDNQEMEFTQPVDRDTFFLQKESEQQSSSEDKLTTVEEVSEPSTSASTDNFSRVEVENKENMINISSDSSGKMKLQQDIRAIGNGQTEESIVTQLEPQIFHDDSANSSTNDVPDSSELETSLIGTEIVPLAEITGDSTENGAYDSDNSFTDDNHLNVSLDVFLNDVGIQFFDHIGPSESEIQNTLSLLSEIDPTHNPRSPSVADSTSSLSTPSSINTKRTNIIDYIDACSNIPYYHYLVHLVNQYRSSIQSISTMVNTFSNDFLESNPTAIREYYQQAEEVKNDLCTNYQAIAIFTRKQSKCQNLRFVTSLLNQLSISYERSNEQLESDLGVAIDWRKNVLIERQKMIEQKVLLDQIIQKINSLKSNLSISNMNKIKDARKQLVEIEQQHDSTKEKNQKYTSIVEDKEKLIIEKQNIRDQLKLEVAELKEEIYRKQIPSLGDLKKKKRKLESLESSKKVKILGADPIVLLISDVLQVKFIPIASNYKVSVFVYKAERFFPFSSLVDRFINSHEQNIEYMETASFIRTIRRKWISFINLWKEITTIYYLHSGKLDEDKFVFHVSLYVDEFEDCLEFALEGRLDDLLDPETDIKVKLTVQSTTETNYDSHMLLDMFKSSFKNNNVVNRFVS, from the coding sequence ATGTACAACCGTTTATTTCTGTATAATTTTGGCACCACAACCCGAAATATGGATGATATAACCAAAGAAGCCAGAGGCAAAGAAATAAGACGTCTTTCGCTACCATTTAACGGGGATCATGCCTTTTATATTCCAAACAGAAGGCACACATTAGTCCCTGTTCGAAGTATTctaaaacaaaagttaGGTGAGAATAATACAATAAGCTTGTCATCTGATGtatatttgaaagagaagagaCGGGTGTCTTTTGCACCAGAAGTAACTTTACATAAGATTGATTACAGGAAATGTGATGAGAACTCGAGCTCTAAGAGGAAGAGTTCCAATCAGGCATCAGGTAACGAGAAACTAAGCACCTCACAATATATTGGAAAGATTTATGACGCACCGAATCAACACGAAGCTCCTAACAACTTGGAAACTGCTCATGAGAATATTGAGCCTAATCTGACAAGTACTcaaaatgattttattattgatgaagatactCAAACTATGGAAATGAGTATTGAACTCACACAACAGATTTTAAAACAACAAGAGCTTGTGAAAGAGCAACATAATGTACAAACTCAAGACAGTGGTAATAATATTACAATAGAAAATTTTCGAGATCTTTTTAATGAGGTTGAGGATAATGACCAAAGTGAAATGGAATTCACCGAAACAGCTCAAACTAAAGACTTGCAGGATGACGGGCCCAGGATTGACAATAAGAGATTTTCGCAGAATGATCTACCAGAGGAAATGAGTATGGAATTGACACAGCCGATAAAAGAGCTGCCAAGCGATCGCTCTGGGGCATTCAGCGGCTCTACCACAGCAATAGTTAAACAGCTGGACAGTGAACCAGAATTTCGTAGAGAAGATAAAGTTGATTTTCACCCAACTAAAAGAGATCTTGGAAGCTTGATGGGACACTCTCCCTCAACTTCTGAGTCTGTTCCCACACAGGCATTGCAAGAGAAAACAGAGGAGTTTACTGAGATGGAGTTTACAGAGCCAATTCATAGTGATAAATTGCAACTTGAGCCAAACACCCAtgttaatgaaaaaaatgatgacAATCAAGAAATGGAATTCACCCAACCAGTTGATAGAGATacatttttccttcaaaaaGAATCAGAGCAGCAGTCAAGCTCTGAAGATAAATTGACTACAGTGGAGGAAGTTTCAGAACCTTCTACAAGTGCGTCTACAGATAATTTTAGTCGAGTAGAGGTCgagaataaagaaaacatgattAATATATCTTCCGACTCCAGTGGGAAAATGAAACTTCAGCAAGACATTAGAGCTATTGGAAATGGACAAACAGAAGAGAGTATAGTAACCCAATTGGAGCctcaaatttttcatgatGATTCTGCAAATAGTTCCACCAATGATGTACCAGATTCAAGTGAGTTGGAAACATCATTAATAGGAACAGAAATCGTACCTCTCGCTGAAATCACTGGTGATTCTACGGAGAACGGCGCTTATGATTCTGATAATTCTTTTACAGATGATAACCACCTAAACGTTTCACTTGATGTGTTTCTAAATGATGTTGGCATTCAGTTTTTTGATCATATTGGTCCGTCTGAAAGtgaaattcaaaacacATTATCATTACTTTCTGAAATTGATCCAACACATAACCCCAGATCTCCATCGGTTGCCgattcaacttcttctttatcgACCCCTTCATCCATAAACACTAAAAGAACAAATATCATTGACTATATTGATGCCTGCTCAAATATTCCGTATTACCATTATCTAGTACATTTGGTAAACCAATACCGCTCCTCTATTCAGTCAATCTCAACGATGGTTAACACTTTTTCTAATGATTTTCTTGAGTCGAATCCAACAGCAATCAGAGaatattatcaacaagCCGAAGAAGTAAAGAATGATCTCTGCACTAATTACCAAGCGATTGCTATTTTTACCAGGAAACAATCCAAGTGCCAGAATTTGAGGTTTGTGACAAGTCTATTGAACCAATTATCGATATCTTACGAGCGATCCAATGAACAATTGGAAAGCGATTTAGGTGTTGCCATTGATTGGAGAAAAAACGTTTTGATTGAACGACAGAAGATGATTGAACAAAAAGTTCTGCTGGatcaaattattcaaaaaattaacTCTTTGAAGAGCAACCTGAGCATTAGTAATATgaataaaatcaaagatgCAAGGAAGCAACTTGTGGAAATTGAACAGCAACACGATTCTacgaaagaaaaaaatcaaaagtatACTAGTATTGTTGAGGATAaggagaaattgataataGAGAAGCAAAATATTAGAGACCAACTAAAATTAGAGGTTGCTGAACTTAAAGAGGAAATTTATAGGAAGCAGATTCCTTCTTTGGGTGACctcaagaagaagaagcgGAAATTAGAAAGTCTTGAGTCATCTAAGAAAGTGAAAATACTCGGGGCAGACCCAATTGTTTTATTAATATCAGATGTTCTTCAGGTAAAGTTTATACCCATTGCTTCGAATTACAAGGTCAGTGTATTTGTATATAAGGCGGAAAGATTCttcccattttcatctCTAGTCGATAGATTCATTAATTCTCACGaacaaaatattgaatacATGGAGACAGCCTCTTTCATTAGAACGATCAGACGTAAATGGATCAGTTTTATCAATTTATGGAAAGAGATTACAACTATATATTATTTGCATTCAGGGAAGCTCGATGAAGACAAATTTGTGTTTCATGTCTCATTGTATGTTGacgaatttgaagattgtTTAGAGTTCGCATTAGAGGGAAGGCTGGATGATTTACTTGACCCCGAGACTGACATCAAGGTAAAATTGACCGTTCAATCtacaacagaaacaaattaCGACAGTCATATGCTTTTAGATATGTTTAAATCCTCGTTTAAGAATAATAATGTAGTAAATAGATTTGTAAGCTGA
- a CDS encoding uncharacterized protein (PKUD0C05280; Pfam Domains: Pkinase(3.2e-67)|Pkinase_Tyr(2.6e-19)), whose protein sequence is MMENNIKMTGLPIDTNPHIKIDEGAERDSQMQNPISLVQLNHGSPATTETTNIQATPSHHNRTSSFSGSEHEYKYTTASPRRTSASSTISVLKSKDSASDQTFSCYDHPKPTIGKSSPASRSHSHTKLSELAHKVSDFLFSTRRSIDLHTTNSSFSNDPKNLNNLSDSSTASPIASRENSHVSLTSLARTGGRQLKTKRRSFLMRPTLSPSRTSDTKDPLGNYILDPPSSNPLSPISNASLGLPSSKNSACHFACSENEEISRRNSHVKETHYVHVEYDPITRKRVLNTYEILKDLGAGQHGKVKLAKDIATGKLVAIKIVDRTGKPALMLSRLSRGTSQTQEDKIRREIAIMKKCDHPHVVKLIEVLDAEKSRKIYMVLEYLEKGEVKWQRTAEEVFQIVQETSKPQKHITLKECIPEPLLTLDETKKIFIDVLSGLEYLHHQGIIHRDIKPSNLLVSKDNEVKISDFGVSFASNLDRTKQDDLELAKTAGTPAFLAPELCSSEDRRSKVTYKIDIWALGVTLFCLLFGDLPFYAESEYQLFKKINKEEPRFPDMACWHVASQLPTCDFNIVKDLLMKLLDKNPDTRIEIENIKSHPFVRQYWKEKKTCNEYAGWRKDMKIDVSNEEVDDAIVGLGNRIKKRISEAFRRRKTNEHKDSNASDAETSKSPSKETLGGLRSYALAELKDDCSYILSEETPRSSSQVSLSLLNENLSSRPTTLISIENVSGYSSTNMGSASSMEENKNLNDIAEEAEKHDSREINRSELQEHTKHERFATTANLSSFEMQNSSTLGCSNKTVNGDNFEDGEYDYRKELTDGGNPESVNLTVNPSFASLDSFYDDSYAKFLSPGSGGSIVQPSRGSGNRIPVRIHSNSNRGSPNLQPSNGSYEGALTFDALGLNRKDSSSPTNFQYIHNPNVSSLNSLRGKSLKVITPPNQPSSNSITRSPAMMRNQLKAAYANPMISNQNCRVSNGSGDHTKSSKEKSTRPSAFVDSDSDSDSGSDSPIQFNKKSDSTFSFTQRRVNITNDAIKNNAPVSRRAIFTNSDDETDADNDDLEDDSTVDFFAKRSIKPGPESRSMNASPSAVAPSAIYKAPANSNVQLHTPPLLAKSSIYGTKLNLLYHNDDSDESEETDLSGDELILSFGKPKNNTKIDSRNVAMDRSFSSTADVVDVPESIIKKSMNVNQLSQSNVVVNSHGGIVDEVVDLSIDDDNYLGNR, encoded by the coding sequence ATGATGGAAAATAACATTAAAATGACGGGGTTGCCTATTGATACCAATCCCCACATCAAAATCGATGAAGGAGCTGAAAGGGATAGTCAAATGCAGAACCCGATTTCACTAGTACAACTTAATCATGGGAGCCCCgcaacaacagaaactaCAAACATACAGGCAACCCCATCACATCACAATAGAACATCCTCCTTCTCTGGCTCTGAACATGAATACAAGTATACCACAGCTTCGCCTAGAAGAACATCAGCAAGTTCGACCATCTCTGTCTTAAAAAGTAAAGATTCAGCTTCGGATCAAACATTCAGTTGTTATGATCACccaaaaccaacaattgGGAAGTCAAGTCCAGCTTCAAGGTCACATTCCCATACTAAATTATCGGAGTTAGCCCACAAAGTTTCGgactttttattttcaacacGTCGAAGTATCGATTTGCACACGACAAATTcgtctttttcaaatgatCCAAAGAATTTAAATAATCTCAGTGATTCATCAACAGCATCGCCTATAGCTTCAAGGGAAAATTCGCATGTATCCTTGACATCATTAGCACGCACTGGCGGTCGCCAACTCAAAACTAAAAGACGCAGTTTCCTTATGAGGCCCACCTTAAGTCCTTCACGTACAAGTGATACCAAAGACCCGCTTGGTAATTATATACTCGATCCGCCATCATCCAATCCTCTATCTCCAATCTCAAATGCTTCATTGGGTTTACCATCTAGCAAAAATTCCGCTTGTCATTTTGCTTGTTCCGAGAATGAGGAGATAAGTAGGCGCAACTCACATGTAAAGGAAACACATTATGTTCACGTCGAGTACGATCCTATTACACGTAAGAGAGTGTTGAACACTTAcgaaattttgaaagatcTAGGTGCAGGTCAACATGGTAAAGTCAAGCTCGCAAAAGATATAGCCACGGGCAAACTTGTTGCAATCAAGATTGTTGATCGAACAGGGAAGCCCGCTTTAATGTTAAGTCGACTTTCCAGAGGCACTTCCCAGACTCAAGAAGATAAAATCAGAAGAGAAATTGctataatgaaaaagtgTGATCATCCACATGTTGTTAAGTTAATCGAGGTCTTGGATGCTGAAAAGTCcagaaaaatatatatggTTCTTGAATACCTCGAGAAGGGGGAAGTAAAATGGCAAAGAACAGCTGAAGAAGTTTTTCAGATCGTACAAGAAACGAGTAAGCCACAGAAGCATATCACATTAAAGGAATGTATCCCCGAACCACTGTTAACTTTAGATGAAACTAAGAAAATATTTATTGATGTTTTAAGTGGGTTGGAATATCTACATCATCAGGGAATAATTCACAGAGACATAAAACCTTCTAATCTGTTAGTGAGCAAAGATAACGAAGTCAAAATTTCTGATTTTGGTGTTTCCTTTGCTTCAAACTTGGATCGAACAAAGCAGGATGATTTAGAGTTGGCGAAAACTGCAGGGACCCCCGCCTTTTTGGCTCCTGAGCTATGTTCTTCAGAAGATAGACGCTCTAAGGTCACGTATAAGATAGATATATGGGCACTTGGTGTAACATTGTTTTGTCTATTATTTGGCGATTTACCATTTTATGCAGAGTCAGAGTACCAACTTTTTAAAAAGATCAATAAAGAAGAACCACGATTTCCAGATATGGCATGCTGGCATGTTGCATCTCAGTTACCCACTTgtgatttcaatattgttAAAGActtattgatgaagctaCTTGATAAAAATCCTGACACCCgtattgaaattgaaaacataaagTCACATCCTTTTGTTCGTCAATACtggaaagaaaagaaaacttgTAATGAGTATGCGGGATGGAGAAAGGATATGAAAATAGACGTCAGTAACGAAGAAGTAGATGACGCAATTGTTGGATTAGGCAATAGGATAAAAAAACGTATCAGTGAAGCATTTCgaagaaggaaaacaaaTGAACATAAAGATAGCAATGCTTCAGATGCTGAAACTAGTAAATCCCCATCTAAGGAAACCTTGGGTGGGTTAAGAAGTTATGCCCTGGCTGAATTGAAAGACGACTGCAGCTATATTTTATCAGAAGAAACACCTAGAAGTAGTTCACAGGTTTCATTGTCACTTCTAAACGAGAATTTGTCATCTCGACCTACCACTTTGATATCAATTGAGAATGTATCAGGATATAGCTCGACGAACATGGGCAGTGCATCAAGTatggaagaaaataaaaatttgaatgatatTGCTGAAGAAGCAGAGAAACATGATTCTAGGGAGATAAATAGAAGCGAGCTTCAGGAGCATACTAAACATGAACGGTTTGCTACAACTGCTAATCTTTCATCTTTTGAGATGCAAAACTCAAGTACCCTTGGATGCTCGAATAAGACTGTCAATGGAGATAACTTTGAGGATGGCGAATACGATTATCGCAAAGAATTAACAGATGGCGGCAACCCTGAAAGCGTGAACTTAACCGTTAATCCCAGCTTTGCGTCATTAGATAGTTTTTATGATGATTCATATGCAAAATTTTTGAGTCCTGGTTCCGGCGGCTCGATTGTTCAGCCTAGCAGAGGAAGTGGCAACCGTATACCTGTTCGCATTCACAGTAACTCTAATAGGGGCTCTCCAAACCTGCAACCTTCTAACGGATCATATGAAGGTGCATTAACATTTGATGCATTGGGCTTAAATAGAAAAGATTCAAGCAGTCCTACAAATTTCCAGTATATTCATAATCCAAATGTTTCAAGTTTAAACAGTCTTAGGGGTAAGTCCTTGAAGGTCATCACTCCTCCAAATCaaccttcttcaaactcCATAACCAGGAGCCCTGCAATGATGAGAAACCAACTAAAGGCAGCATATGCTAATCCTATGATAAGCAATCAGAATTGCCGAGTCTCCAATGGAAGTGGGGATCACACAAAATcaagcaaagaaaagagcACCAGACCTTCCGCATTTGTTGACTCAGATAGTGATAGCGATAGTGGCAGTGATTCTCCGATTCAGTTTAACAAAAAGTCGGATTCCACTTTCAGCTTTACGCAACGAAGAGTTAATATTACCAATGATGCTATTAAGAACAATGCACCTGTTTCGAGAAGAGCGATATTTACTAATAGTGATGATGAGACTGATGCCGATAACGACGATCTCGAAGATGACAGTACTGTTGACTTCTTTGCCAAACGCAGCATCAAACCGGGTCCAGAAAGCAGATCAATGAATGCATCCCCTTCGGCAGTAGCTCCTTCTGCCATCTACAAAGCACCTGCTAATTCTAATGTTCAGCTTCATACGCCACCATTGTTAGCAAAAAGTTCAATTTATGGAACCAAACTCAACTTGCTTTATCACAATGACGATAGTGATGAAAGTGAGGAGACAGATTTATCTGGAGATGAGCTTATATTAAGCTTTGGTAAGCCCAAAAATAATACCAAGATTGACAGTAGGAATGTTGCAATGGATAGatccttttcatcaacagcagatgttgttgatgttccCGAAAGTATCATTAAGAAAAGTATGAACGTTAATCAGCTTTCACAATCTAACGTTGTGGTTAATAGTCATGGTGGCATTGTTGACGAAGTAGTTGATCTGAGCATCGATGATGATAATTATTTAGGTAACCGTTAA
- a CDS encoding uncharacterized protein (PKUD0C05310), whose translation MSLIANSISGNVVGPSPTLVSVMPYQTNLVPFEDKRGSGGHGGSGGHVGSGSHGGSGGSGSGSGGKGGSGGSGSGSGEKGGSGGSGSGSGGKGGSGGSGSGSGEKGGSGSGSGEKGGSGGSGSGSGEKGGSGGSGSGSGEKGGSGGSGSGSGEKGGSGGSGSGSGEKGGSGSGSGEKGGSNNNNNNNNNNHNDPPPPYEAGNNGSPPPYNAFAGNGHAGRYIYNGHNYQYGYPVRYSGNRYYPQGLIYPVMYGGAAGALLNGHVYHTYTSDSTLIYSEVPTVCGTSVSASNQVSASNQVPASNQVSASNQVSQPLSTCIPGGSMTILQNELITIDSQKIKGASYETLSPTGSSNTNVASSSTSVSTISTSSNTHNGSPTLTSSSLLCFLLVLFTILS comes from the coding sequence ATGTCTTTAATAGCAAACAGTATCTCTGGCAATGTTGTTGGACCAAGTCCAACGTTGGTATCAGTGATGCCATATCAAACCAATTTAGTTCCCTTTGAGGATAAACGAGGAAGTGGTGGTCATGGCGGTAGTGGTGGGCATGTTGGTAGTGGAAGTCATGGTGGTTCTGGTGGTTCTGGTAGTGGTTCGGGAGGAAAGGGCGGTTCTGGTGGTTCTGGCAGTGGTTCGGGAGAAAAGGGTGGTTCTGGTGGTTCTGGTAGTGGTTCGGGAGGAAAGGGTGGTTCTGGTGGTTCTGGCAGTGGTTCTGGAGAAAAGGGTGGTTCTGGCAGTGGTTCTGGAGAAAAGGGTGGTTCTGGTGGTTCTGGTAGTGGTTCTGGAGAAAAGGGTGGTTCTGGTGGTTCTGGCAGTGGTTCTGGAGAAAAGGGTGGTTCTGGTGGTTCTGGCAGTGGTTCTGGAGAAAAGGGTGGTTCTGGTGGTTCTGGTAGTGGTTCTGGAGAAAAGGGTGGTTCTGGCAGTGGTTCGGGAGAAAAGGGTGGCtcaaataacaacaataacaataacaataacaaccaCAACGACCCGCCTCCTCCATATGAAGCAGGAAATAATGGCTCACCACCCCCATATAACGCATTTGCGGGCAACGGCCATGCAGGGAGGTACATATACAATGGACATAACTACCAATACGGATACCCTGTAAGATACTCTGGCAATAGATATTACCCCCAAGGGTTGATATACCCAGTCATGTATGGAGGTGCAGCTGGCGCCCTCTTGAACGGCCATGTTTATCACACATACACGTCAGACAGCACCCTCATATACTCCGAAGTACCCACGGTTTGTGGTACCAGTGTTTCCGCTAGTAACCAAGTATCTGCTAGTAACCAAGTACCTGCTAGTAACCAAGTATCTGCTAGTAACCAAGTCTCACAACCATTGAGTACATGTATTCCTGGTGGAAGCATGACgattcttcaaaatgaGCTGATCACCATTGATTCCCAAAAGATCAAGGGGGCCTCATATGAGACACTATCACCAACAGGCTCCAGTAACACCAACGTCGCCTCTTCAAGTACCTCGGTCTCTACTATATCTACCTCATCTAACACACACAATGGTTCCCCTACCCTTACTTCGTCGTCTCTGTTATGTTTCCTCCTTGTTTTGTTCACAATTCTTTCTTAA